A genomic region of Zalophus californianus isolate mZalCal1 chromosome 1, mZalCal1.pri.v2, whole genome shotgun sequence contains the following coding sequences:
- the LOC113918468 gene encoding melanocortin-2 receptor accessory protein isoform X2, with protein sequence MRRPPPPPPASTTDMANQTNASTLYNSYEYYLDYLDLIPVDERKLKANKYLIVITFWASLAFFVMLLFLILLYMSWSGSSQARNNAQHHPTCPWSNSPHLPLCLRRHPTRLHRARAKSQAAEHAALSSSCGHEPPHLAPPCSPPGTGRPWGPPTASADIRNTRGEPPPGDRTSQL encoded by the exons atgcgccgcccccccccccccccccccgccagcacCACAGACATGGCCAACCAGACCAACGCCTCCACCCTGTACAACAGCTACGAATACTACCTGGACTACTTGGACCTCATTCCCGTGGATGAGAGGAAGCTGAAAGCCAACAAAT attTGATTGTCATCACCTTCTGGGCGAGCCTGGCATTCTTCGTCATGCTTCTCTTCCTCATCCTGCTCTACATGTCCTGGTCAGGCTCCTCACAGGCGAG GAACAACGCCCAGCACCACCCAACATGTCCCTGGAGTaacagcccccacctccccctctgcctccggAGGCACCCCACAAGGCTCCACCGAGCTCGGGCAAAGAGCCAGGCAGCAGAGCATGCGGCCCTGAGCAGCAGCTGTGGCCACGAGCCCCCCCACCTTGCCCCACCCTGCTCTCCTCCGGGAACTGGCCGTCCATGGGGCCCCCCCACAGCATCAGCTGACATCAGGAACACGCGGGGTGAGCCGCCCCCTGGAGACAGAACCTCTCAACTGTAG
- the LOC113918468 gene encoding melanocortin-2 receptor accessory protein isoform X1, which translates to MRRPPPPPPASTTDMANQTNASTLYNSYEYYLDYLDLIPVDERKLKANKYLIVITFWASLAFFVMLLFLILLYMSWSGSSQARATILRGKWMMLFALTPKKALSRHFNGHGMLRGAKWILLNNAQHHPTCPWSNSPHLPLCLRRHPTRLHRARAKSQAAEHAALSSSCGHEPPHLAPPCSPPGTGRPWGPPTASADIRNTRGEPPPGDRTSQL; encoded by the exons atgcgccgcccccccccccccccccccgccagcacCACAGACATGGCCAACCAGACCAACGCCTCCACCCTGTACAACAGCTACGAATACTACCTGGACTACTTGGACCTCATTCCCGTGGATGAGAGGAAGCTGAAAGCCAACAAAT attTGATTGTCATCACCTTCTGGGCGAGCCTGGCATTCTTCGTCATGCTTCTCTTCCTCATCCTGCTCTACATGTCCTGGTCAGGCTCCTCACAGGCGAG GGCTACAATTTTACGGGGCAAATGGATGATGCTGTTCGCCCTGACACCAAAGAAAGCACTCTCCAGACATTTTAACGGGCATGGGATGCTCAGGGGAGCCAAATGGATCTTACT GAACAACGCCCAGCACCACCCAACATGTCCCTGGAGTaacagcccccacctccccctctgcctccggAGGCACCCCACAAGGCTCCACCGAGCTCGGGCAAAGAGCCAGGCAGCAGAGCATGCGGCCCTGAGCAGCAGCTGTGGCCACGAGCCCCCCCACCTTGCCCCACCCTGCTCTCCTCCGGGAACTGGCCGTCCATGGGGCCCCCCCACAGCATCAGCTGACATCAGGAACACGCGGGGTGAGCCGCCCCCTGGAGACAGAACCTCTCAACTGTAG